One Nostoc punctiforme PCC 73102 DNA window includes the following coding sequences:
- a CDS encoding ferredoxin thioredoxin reductase catalytic beta subunit → MITSEHNTKSSDKSLEAMRHFSEQYAKRTGTYFCSEPSVTAVVIEGLAKHKDELGAPLCPCRHYEDKEAEVHATYWNCPCVPMRERKECHCMLFLTPDNEFAGEKQDISLETIKEVRDSMG, encoded by the coding sequence ATGATCACATCAGAACATAACACAAAATCCAGCGATAAAAGCCTAGAGGCAATGCGGCATTTTTCCGAACAATACGCCAAGCGTACTGGAACATACTTCTGTTCTGAACCTTCTGTTACGGCAGTTGTGATTGAAGGACTAGCCAAACATAAAGACGAACTAGGTGCGCCTTTATGTCCCTGTCGCCATTACGAAGATAAAGAGGCTGAAGTCCATGCCACATATTGGAACTGTCCTTGTGTGCCAATGAGAGAACGCAAAGAGTGCCATTGTATGTTGTTCCTCACCCCTGACAACGAGTTTGCTGGAGAAAAACAAGACATCTCTCTGGAAACAATTAAAGAAGTCCGAGACAGTATGGGATGA
- a CDS encoding PEP-CTERM sorting domain-containing protein — MKFFPQLAIASSLVLGLATLSMKSASAAIVNYAFSVDSSTAKGNGLFSFDDSTFSNDNFPVALVQSLTFQFDNNPNIYTAKDDIEYPDYPVAFPTVSLADNASIGLLYSFPDKANPDKNYEIAGTLFSVSSETSDSGTVSYRQVPEPSTLGSTLLVATIGLFLKRKVRSIEKIKV; from the coding sequence ATGAAATTCTTTCCACAATTAGCGATCGCTAGTAGTCTTGTCTTGGGTTTGGCTACCTTAAGTATGAAATCGGCATCGGCTGCAATTGTTAATTATGCTTTCAGTGTTGATAGTTCTACAGCTAAGGGAAACGGTTTATTTAGCTTTGATGACTCAACCTTCAGTAATGATAATTTTCCAGTAGCACTAGTTCAGTCACTAACTTTTCAATTCGATAATAACCCCAATATTTACACCGCAAAGGATGATATTGAATATCCCGATTATCCCGTTGCATTTCCAACTGTATCCTTAGCAGATAACGCATCTATTGGATTGCTATACAGCTTCCCAGACAAAGCTAATCCTGACAAAAATTACGAAATTGCTGGAACATTATTTTCCGTCTCCTCTGAAACTTCTGATTCCGGTACAGTTTCTTATCGACAAGTACCTGAACCTAGTACTTTAGGTAGCACACTTTTAGTTGCCACTATTGGCCTATTCCTAAAAAGAAAGGTAAGATCAATCGAAAAGATTAAAGTTTAA
- a CDS encoding alkaline phosphatase family protein has product MVTNKNQGYLLSLLLLSTLGANIQSASARTTSPVGNLQGGAALLPTGQIITPAAAPGSTFAPLATGLRTDDNADAAEAVSTALSPDGKTLLVLTSGYNQNFKNENTGSNFTYPVLDPQTGKSSGTTTRKAEWVFVYDVSSGKLVKRQQINIPNTYNGLAWAKDGSRFFVSGGIDDRVYVYASNGSQYVPDAPFILLGHNSNQTDPFPKYDGGLLKDTPAKAVATGAVVAGIAVSKDGRTLVTANFENDSISIVDATTRKVTKEIKFFRPGDKIATGEFPFDVAIKSAENGQAAKVFISSQRDNEVLAVAITSGQITRIPIGSQPNKVLLSPSQNRLYVANGNDDSISVIDTDSNRVVRTISLSRPGDRYKGANPNSLALSPDGATLYVTLGGENAVAVVDLQSSRVNGRIPTGWYPNSVSVSQDGQRLYVVNAKSNSGPNPAGNLTTPAGLARNTNFKNEYNWALEKAGISIIPVPKGATLGTLSAQVDKNNGFYNRRPDRTMRYLQGKIKHVIYIVKENRTYDQVLGDLPLGNGDPTLTLFPNNISPNHHKLSFGFATFDNFYDSGESSGVGWSWSTFARTTDYTEKTQSVLYGNAGFNGLTYDYEGTNRNISLALPQTSSNASPINTRLTGILDRSGRSSILPGDRDVNAPEGDGDLGIDVIGGYLWDAALRAGKTVRNYGFLVDNGAPYITSQPDPTKPDPQNPAYIPISPNPYADKIPQAPVTKTVLLDKTDLYFRSFDMNNPDIYLYNEWARDIEQNGLPNLMLVRLPHDHFGSFGTALAGLNTPQLQMADNDYAIGKLVEKISHLPEWKETAIFIIEDDSQNGPDHVDSHRSLAYVISPYTKRGALVSTNYNTINVLRTMEDLLNIGYLAITDANAEPMSDAFTREPNFEPYTAVVPGNLCANPVDPKLVPACQDQNVEKTAAMPILNDKSWWAAMTKDFNFVGEDNLDPEEFNEILWAGIKGDSIPYPEERNRQDLRQNRAQVLKNWQLSERNNSTEAKK; this is encoded by the coding sequence ATGGTTACTAACAAAAACCAAGGGTATTTATTAAGTCTTTTGCTGTTAAGTACCTTGGGTGCAAATATACAATCAGCTAGCGCTCGGACTACCAGCCCTGTTGGTAACTTACAGGGTGGGGCAGCTTTACTACCCACAGGTCAAATTATCACACCCGCAGCAGCACCAGGCTCGACATTTGCACCTTTAGCAACTGGTTTGCGTACAGACGATAATGCTGATGCGGCTGAAGCAGTAAGCACAGCCCTTAGTCCCGATGGTAAAACTTTACTGGTACTTACCAGTGGTTATAACCAAAACTTCAAAAATGAAAATACGGGCAGTAATTTCACTTACCCTGTATTAGATCCACAAACTGGGAAATCAAGTGGTACAACAACCCGTAAAGCAGAATGGGTCTTTGTCTATGATGTCAGTAGCGGTAAGTTGGTTAAAAGACAACAGATTAATATTCCGAATACCTATAACGGTTTAGCTTGGGCCAAAGACGGTTCGCGCTTCTTTGTTTCAGGTGGGATTGACGATCGCGTCTATGTTTATGCCTCTAATGGCAGCCAGTACGTACCAGATGCCCCTTTTATTTTACTAGGTCATAATTCTAACCAAACTGACCCCTTCCCTAAATATGATGGTGGTTTGTTAAAGGATACGCCAGCTAAAGCTGTGGCGACAGGAGCAGTTGTAGCCGGTATTGCAGTTAGTAAGGATGGCAGAACCTTAGTAACTGCAAACTTTGAGAATGACTCAATATCAATCGTTGATGCTACTACCCGTAAGGTCACTAAAGAAATTAAGTTCTTTAGACCAGGCGATAAAATAGCAACTGGGGAATTTCCTTTTGATGTAGCCATTAAGAGTGCAGAAAACGGTCAAGCAGCTAAAGTCTTTATTAGTAGCCAGCGCGACAACGAAGTACTTGCTGTTGCCATTACTTCTGGACAAATTACCCGTATACCAATAGGCAGCCAACCAAATAAAGTACTACTTTCGCCTAGCCAAAATCGACTGTATGTAGCTAATGGTAATGATGACTCGATTTCAGTAATTGACACAGACAGCAATAGAGTTGTCCGAACCATCTCTCTGTCTCGGCCTGGCGATCGATACAAAGGTGCTAATCCCAACTCTTTAGCCCTCAGCCCAGATGGAGCTACACTTTACGTTACTCTAGGGGGCGAGAATGCAGTTGCTGTTGTAGACTTGCAAAGTAGCCGGGTGAATGGACGTATCCCTACAGGCTGGTATCCTAATTCTGTAAGCGTCAGTCAAGACGGTCAAAGACTTTACGTTGTCAATGCCAAGAGTAATTCTGGTCCCAATCCCGCAGGAAACCTGACAACTCCAGCAGGGCTAGCACGCAATACTAATTTTAAAAATGAGTACAACTGGGCTTTAGAAAAAGCTGGTATCTCAATTATTCCAGTGCCAAAGGGCGCAACCCTGGGGACACTTTCGGCGCAAGTAGATAAAAATAATGGTTTCTACAATCGTCGCCCTGACCGGACGATGAGGTATTTACAAGGCAAAATTAAGCACGTTATCTACATAGTTAAAGAAAACCGTACTTACGATCAGGTACTTGGTGACTTACCTCTCGGTAATGGCGACCCAACACTTACCTTGTTTCCTAACAATATTTCACCCAACCATCACAAGTTATCCTTTGGCTTCGCAACTTTTGATAACTTCTATGACAGTGGCGAATCAAGTGGAGTTGGTTGGAGTTGGTCTACTTTTGCACGAACGACAGATTACACCGAAAAAACTCAATCGGTTCTCTACGGTAACGCTGGATTTAATGGTTTAACCTACGATTACGAAGGTACTAATCGTAACATCAGCCTTGCCCTACCGCAAACTTCTTCTAATGCCTCTCCAATTAATACGCGCCTGACGGGAATTTTAGATCGCTCTGGTCGGTCTTCAATATTGCCCGGAGACAGAGATGTCAATGCCCCTGAAGGAGATGGTGACTTAGGAATTGATGTCATTGGTGGTTATCTTTGGGATGCAGCGCTCCGTGCTGGTAAAACTGTACGTAATTACGGTTTCTTGGTTGACAATGGCGCTCCCTACATTACTAGTCAACCCGATCCTACTAAACCCGATCCTCAAAACCCAGCTTATATTCCCATCTCCCCAAACCCTTACGCTGACAAAATTCCCCAAGCTCCCGTTACTAAAACTGTATTGTTGGATAAAACCGATCTTTATTTCCGCTCATTCGACATGAATAATCCAGATATTTATCTGTACAACGAATGGGCAAGAGATATTGAGCAGAATGGACTGCCTAACTTAATGCTTGTGCGTCTGCCTCACGATCATTTTGGTTCCTTTGGTACTGCTTTGGCTGGACTAAATACTCCACAACTACAAATGGCAGATAATGACTATGCTATTGGCAAATTGGTAGAGAAAATTTCTCATCTGCCTGAGTGGAAGGAAACAGCAATTTTCATCATTGAAGATGATTCCCAAAATGGGCCAGATCACGTTGATTCTCACCGTTCGTTAGCCTACGTGATTTCGCCTTATACAAAACGGGGCGCGCTTGTCAGCACTAACTACAACACTATTAATGTATTGCGGACAATGGAGGATTTATTAAACATTGGTTATTTGGCAATTACTGATGCTAATGCTGAACCAATGTCAGATGCTTTCACTAGAGAACCAAACTTTGAGCCTTATACAGCTGTTGTTCCAGGTAACTTGTGTGCTAATCCTGTAGATCCAAAACTAGTACCAGCTTGCCAAGACCAGAATGTTGAAAAGACAGCAGCTATGCCGATTCTAAATGATAAGAGTTGGTGGGCTGCTATGACCAAAGACTTCAATTTTGTAGGTGAAGATAATCTCGATCCAGAAGAATTCAACGAGATTCTTTGGGCAGGAATTAAGGGCGATAGTATTCCTTATCCTGAAGAACGTAACCGTCAAGACTTGCGGCAAAATCGCGCTCAAGTGCTAAAGAATTGGCAATTGAGTGAAAGGAATAATTCTACTGAAGCTAAAAAGTAA
- a CDS encoding iron uptake porin, protein MIKMFWKRLPISPVTLGLFSVITTTTSAMSAAGDANALPILAGTVQESAGQVTSVSQLSDVQPTDWAFGALQSLVERYGCIAGYPNATYRGNRALTRYEFAAGINACLERVNELIATATSDIVKKEDLTTLQKLQEQFAAELATLRGRVDALEPRLESLEQQQFSTTTKLNGEAIFAISGFVSGQDADNADIPRNTTFGDRVRLNFDTSFTGQDLLRVRLQALNLNYFSGEDGTETRLPEGTLAFNGEIGDEDPENNQVRVETLFYRFPLGKKTDVTFFANEGEVEDFVDTVNPYLDGDEGARGALSKFGSRNSVYYFVPSGAGVGLRHRFLDQLELSLGYLSSTASNPNTNNGFINGSYGAIAQLTFQPSDRFSIGLTYVNAYNNLGEDLATPGTGSQKANLGLVTDSRTSTNAYGLEASYQVSSRFFINAWAGYAKTRVLGVGDADIWNYAVALAFPDLGKKGNLAGIIVGMEPKVTGADGAIANVFTEVIAPQNRDSAQDRNTSLHVEGFYSYALSDNITITPGLIWLTAPNHDDRNSDAVLGVIRTTFTF, encoded by the coding sequence ATGATCAAAATGTTTTGGAAGCGGCTGCCGATTTCTCCAGTGACTTTGGGGCTATTCTCGGTAATCACTACCACAACTAGCGCGATGTCTGCGGCGGGCGATGCCAACGCACTTCCAATTTTAGCTGGAACTGTTCAAGAATCAGCAGGACAAGTAACATCTGTTTCTCAACTATCAGATGTACAGCCGACAGATTGGGCATTCGGTGCATTGCAATCTTTGGTGGAGCGTTATGGGTGTATTGCTGGTTATCCTAATGCAACTTATCGGGGTAATCGAGCTTTAACTCGTTACGAATTTGCGGCTGGAATTAATGCGTGCTTAGAACGGGTAAACGAACTAATTGCAACTGCAACATCTGACATAGTTAAGAAAGAAGATTTAACAACTCTGCAAAAATTACAAGAACAATTTGCAGCTGAATTGGCTACTTTGCGGGGTCGGGTGGATGCTTTAGAACCTCGCCTGGAAAGCTTGGAACAACAGCAGTTTTCGACCACGACAAAACTTAATGGTGAAGCCATTTTTGCGATATCAGGGTTTGTATCTGGGCAAGATGCTGATAATGCTGATATTCCTAGAAACACAACTTTTGGCGATCGCGTTCGTCTCAATTTTGACACCAGTTTCACCGGTCAAGACTTACTCAGGGTTCGACTACAAGCCCTCAATCTTAATTACTTTTCCGGTGAAGATGGTACTGAAACCAGATTGCCAGAAGGCACTCTAGCTTTTAATGGAGAAATTGGCGATGAAGATCCTGAAAATAATCAAGTTAGAGTTGAAACGCTATTTTACAGATTCCCGCTAGGTAAAAAAACTGATGTTACTTTCTTTGCCAACGAAGGAGAAGTAGAAGACTTTGTAGATACGGTTAACCCCTACTTAGATGGAGATGAGGGAGCTAGGGGTGCTTTATCTAAGTTTGGTAGCCGCAATTCAGTCTACTACTTTGTACCTTCTGGGGCGGGGGTTGGGCTGAGACATCGTTTCTTGGATCAGTTAGAACTGAGTTTGGGATATTTGTCAAGTACAGCATCCAATCCCAACACTAACAACGGTTTTATCAACGGTTCTTATGGTGCGATCGCTCAGTTAACTTTTCAACCTAGCGATCGCTTTAGCATCGGTTTAACTTACGTCAATGCCTACAATAACCTGGGTGAAGATTTGGCAACCCCAGGTACAGGTAGCCAAAAGGCTAACTTGGGTTTAGTTACTGATTCGCGCACTTCCACCAACGCTTACGGCTTAGAAGCATCTTATCAAGTAAGTTCCCGCTTTTTCATTAATGCTTGGGCAGGCTATGCCAAAACCAGGGTTTTGGGCGTAGGAGATGCCGATATTTGGAACTATGCAGTTGCTCTAGCTTTCCCAGATTTGGGTAAAAAAGGCAATTTAGCGGGGATTATTGTGGGTATGGAACCAAAAGTCACCGGTGCTGATGGTGCGATCGCTAATGTATTTACAGAGGTAATTGCACCACAAAACCGTGACTCTGCTCAAGACAGAAATACCTCTTTACATGTTGAAGGTTTTTACAGCTATGCACTTTCAGACAATATTACCATCACCCCTGGTTTAATTTGGCTGACTGCCCCCAATCATGACGATCGTAACAGTGATGCTGTACTGGGAGTTATTAGAACTACTTTTACCTTCTAA
- a CDS encoding DUF58 domain-containing protein, giving the protein MKIIKPITNWLEIRACAPTYGGWVLAVTAICFFGAGINTMAGWLYAISGISFALLGVAAILPPRSLTGLSITRRPMQPVSAGDDLTVELEICNQTQQPVSLLQVEDILPFVLGKPVQKAIETIPSRGSYRWVYYYPTQRRGVYRWQTVELGSGAPLGLFWCRRQRDCAATAIVYPTVLPLATCPLIDEMGQEESKRGDPRGRPLQTATTGLVRSLRPYRIGDPTRLIHWRTSARYGELRVRELEMVTGGQEIVIALDSASNWEEENFEQAVIAAASLYFYAHQQQLQVQLWTASTNLIKGDAYVLETLAATRALEDASSVVPKSYPLIWLTQNPLSLTTLPQGSRWVLWPNISAPAEQEVINWEHPGIVLQSDVSDGLRLRALQPQLQKTLKSY; this is encoded by the coding sequence ATGAAAATCATCAAACCCATCACCAATTGGTTAGAAATCCGCGCTTGTGCCCCTACTTATGGCGGTTGGGTGCTAGCAGTAACCGCTATTTGTTTTTTTGGAGCAGGTATCAATACGATGGCTGGTTGGCTGTATGCCATTAGCGGTATTAGTTTTGCCCTTTTGGGTGTAGCAGCTATCTTACCGCCGCGATCGCTCACAGGTCTATCCATCACCCGCCGTCCCATGCAACCAGTATCAGCCGGTGACGATCTAACGGTGGAATTAGAAATCTGCAATCAGACACAGCAGCCTGTAAGCTTATTGCAAGTTGAAGATATACTGCCCTTCGTCTTAGGGAAACCAGTACAAAAGGCAATCGAAACAATTCCTAGCCGGGGTAGTTATCGTTGGGTATATTACTATCCGACTCAGCGCCGGGGTGTTTATCGCTGGCAGACAGTCGAACTAGGTTCTGGTGCGCCTTTGGGATTGTTCTGGTGTCGCCGTCAGCGTGATTGTGCTGCCACAGCGATCGTTTATCCCACAGTGTTACCCTTGGCTACCTGTCCCCTAATAGATGAAATGGGGCAAGAAGAGAGCAAAAGGGGCGATCCTCGCGGTAGACCATTGCAGACAGCTACAACAGGGCTGGTGCGATCGCTGCGTCCTTACCGTATCGGAGATCCCACCCGTCTGATTCACTGGCGGACTAGTGCCCGCTATGGTGAATTAAGGGTGCGGGAGTTAGAAATGGTAACAGGTGGACAAGAAATAGTTATTGCCCTTGACAGTGCTAGCAATTGGGAAGAAGAAAACTTTGAGCAAGCAGTAATTGCCGCAGCATCGCTGTACTTTTATGCACATCAACAGCAATTACAGGTGCAACTGTGGACAGCATCAACAAATTTAATCAAAGGCGATGCCTATGTTCTAGAAACCTTAGCAGCAACCAGAGCCTTAGAAGATGCCAGTTCAGTAGTTCCTAAAAGCTACCCTTTGATTTGGCTGACTCAAAACCCCCTGAGCCTTACTACTCTTCCTCAAGGCAGTCGCTGGGTTTTGTGGCCAAATATTTCCGCACCAGCAGAACAAGAAGTAATCAATTGGGAACATCCTGGTATAGTTTTGCAAAGCGATGTCTCCGACGGGCTACGCCTACGCGCACTACAACCCCAGCTACAAAAAACATTAAAATCGTATTAA
- a CDS encoding esterase-like activity of phytase family protein — protein MTIFFNKYCLLEYKTDMLNKILILSLLGLFAVAPAANAEVKLIAIGSLDGNISDRSNKTSAPLENGVPGNLLGGLGSGLAYAGCNTFIAIPDRGPNALSYNSAVSDTASYINRFQTIKVKLEPNKLGSALPFTLTPSLVDTTLLFSNEPLYYGNGAGLGLGSGVPALNTKNKNYFTGRSDNFNPTQISTYPNNARFDPEGVRVSNNGKEIFISDEYGPYVYQFNRNIGKRIRVFNLPSKFAVSNLSPVSDTEITGNTSGRVANKGMEGLAITPNGKTLVGILQSPLLQDGGTNGAYTRIVKIDIETGATQEYAYQLDNIGTLAKPKYPTVSEILAISDREFLVDERDGKGFGDGSKAAFKKIYRIDLTNAQEVSNITGEINLVGKAVSKTLFLDVVTALTQNGFKEEDIPAKLEGLAFGEDVVINRVKKHTLFIANDNDFVGTIAPGIDNPNKFFVFAVDTTDLPGFVPQDIKGED, from the coding sequence ATGACAATATTCTTCAATAAATACTGTCTTTTAGAATATAAAACTGATATGCTCAACAAAATTCTCATTTTGTCCTTGTTGGGGTTATTTGCTGTGGCTCCTGCTGCCAATGCAGAGGTTAAATTAATTGCAATTGGGAGTCTAGATGGTAACATTAGCGATCGCTCCAACAAAACATCTGCTCCCCTTGAAAACGGCGTTCCGGGAAACCTCTTGGGTGGTCTAGGGTCGGGATTGGCCTATGCTGGCTGTAACACCTTTATCGCTATTCCAGACCGAGGCCCAAATGCCCTGTCATACAACAGCGCTGTCAGTGACACAGCATCTTATATCAACCGCTTCCAAACTATCAAAGTGAAACTTGAACCAAACAAACTTGGTTCAGCGTTACCCTTTACCCTAACCCCTTCCTTAGTTGACACGACTCTGCTATTCAGCAATGAGCCTCTTTACTACGGTAATGGTGCGGGATTGGGTTTAGGCAGTGGTGTCCCAGCTTTGAATACCAAGAATAAAAACTATTTCACTGGACGCTCAGACAACTTCAACCCCACTCAAATCTCGACATATCCAAACAATGCCCGTTTTGACCCTGAAGGGGTGCGTGTATCCAATAATGGTAAGGAGATATTTATCTCGGATGAATATGGCCCTTATGTATATCAATTTAACCGCAATATAGGTAAGCGGATTAGGGTCTTTAACCTACCTAGCAAGTTTGCAGTTAGCAACTTAAGTCCCGTTAGTGATACAGAAATCACTGGTAACACGTCTGGTAGGGTTGCTAACAAAGGCATGGAAGGTCTTGCAATTACTCCCAACGGTAAGACTTTGGTTGGTATTTTGCAAAGTCCACTGCTCCAAGACGGTGGTACTAATGGTGCTTATACCAGAATCGTCAAGATTGACATAGAAACAGGTGCCACCCAGGAATACGCTTATCAGCTAGATAATATTGGCACCTTAGCTAAACCAAAATATCCCACCGTCAGCGAGATTTTGGCAATCAGCGATCGCGAATTCTTAGTAGATGAACGCGATGGCAAGGGGTTTGGCGATGGCTCAAAGGCTGCCTTCAAGAAAATATATCGGATCGATCTGACGAATGCTCAAGAAGTAAGCAATATCACCGGGGAAATCAACCTTGTTGGCAAGGCGGTCAGCAAGACCCTGTTCCTTGATGTGGTGACTGCGCTAACTCAAAACGGCTTCAAAGAAGAAGACATTCCTGCCAAGCTTGAAGGTTTAGCCTTCGGAGAAGATGTGGTTATCAACCGTGTGAAAAAGCATACGTTATTTATCGCCAATGACAACGACTTCGTTGGTACTATAGCGCCGGGTATTGACAACCCAAACAAATTTTTCGTCTTCGCTGTTGACACTACTGACCTACCAGGTTTCGTGCCCCAGGATATCAAAGGGGAAGATTGA